TGCGCACGGGGCGAGCCCGTTTCGGTCGTCGCCGATCAGATCGCCTCGCCCACCTGTACCGACGACCTCGTATCCGCCCTGGCCGATCTGCTCGCACATCCCGATCCGCCGCCGCTGACCCATGCGACGTCGGCGGGTGCGGTGTCGAAATACGAATTCGCCCGCGCCGTCGCCGCGGAGGCCGGTCTGGACGCCGGCCTGCTACGGCCCTGCCGGACAACGGATTACCGGACCGCCGCCGATCGGCCCCGCAACGCCGTGCTGTCGCGGGCATCGTGGCTCGGCCACGGCCTGCGGCCGCTGCCGCACTGGCGGGACGCGCTGCACCGCGCCATGCTGACGTACCGCCGGAGCTGCTGAGCCGCCACTGTCCGTGCCGCGCAACAGCTGTCGCCGCACCCCGGTGGCCCGCTACGCCGCGGTGAGGCTGTCGAACGCCGTCACGACCCGCTCCGCGGCGCTGCGCGCACTGGCCGGATCGGCGCCGGTGATCAACCGCCCGGCCGTGATGGAGTAATCGTCGAACGGGTGCATGGGGGAGCTGTAGTCCGCCCCGGCATTGCTCACCACGTCGACGACCGGCTGCACCTTGTCGGATTCGAGTTTCTCGAGGACGTTCAGCACGATCTCGCCCTCGACGGTGAATCCGGTGACGGTTCTGCCGTCGGCAATGGAACGGCCGGTCCGGGAGTCGATGATTCCGGCCAGGATCACCGGTCCGTGACATATGGCCGCGACGATTCCGCCGCGTGCCCAGACGTCGGCGCCGACGGCCTGTAGCGCGTGAGCGTTCGGATAGTCGTAGAGCGCGGCATGGCCGGCGGAGGCGAAGAACAGTCCGTACTCGGTCCTGTCCACCTCGGCGGCCGTGCGCAACTGCGAGTTCAATTTCACGTTGAACGGATGCTTCGGATCGTCGAAGACCGACCTGTCGTCGCCCGACAGGAAGCGTTCGGTCAGGGAGAGGTCGTCCAGGCCGAACGTGCCCGTTTCCGAGGCGAGGTCGACCTCGATACCGGCGCGGGTGAACACCTCGAAGGGATGCAGCGCCTCGGTGTAGAAGAGGCCGGTCTTCGTGCCGTCGGGATAGATGACCCCGTGGTAGCTGCTGACGGCGATCAGTGCCCTACGGGGAAGGTTCTCGGACATGGCGCACCTTTCCACTGGATTTTCATCGCTGATTCTCAGGGCCGGCAGGTGATCGCGCGAAGGTCACGACAAATGGGACAGGACCGCCGGGACATGTCTACCACCGGCGCCGATACGGTATCAAGGCCCGAACGCCGTATCGGTACGGCAGCGGATCCACCGTGCGATGAATGAAACCGACCGCCGTGTCCTTTCGTGATCGAAATATTCGGGTGATTTCCGGGGTGCGGCAGAGTACTGGTCGGTATTCATCCGAAAATGCCGGTCCGTGACTGGTTTCCGTCGATTCGGACCCTCTGGTTACCGATGGTTTACGCATCGGTTCGGCGACGTTCGCACAGTCCGGGTCATCTTGATCGACTGTGCTGTAGCATGATCGAGAGGACACGGTCGTAGGGGCGATCGAAATAGCTTTCCGTTCATATCGTTTCAACTGATTACAATCGGGTGATCGGCAAAGGGGGACGGATGCACCGGCCAGTTCTTCAGGACACCGGAGTTGTCGTCTAGATAAGCGAATTCAACGAGCCGGGTCGGCGCGTGCGTACCGCGACGCGTGCGCCGGATCCTGTATCACCAGGGAACGTCGAGATCAGGGGCCACGTCCGTGCTGGGACGTGCCGTGTCGCAAGCTCCTCGCCGTTACCCGCCAAAACCGGAACACTCGCCGGGAGCGAGTGTGTCGGTCACCAAGGGATCGGTATTGCCGTGCGTCGGCGATAAGCGAGGAAGTTTGCCATGCCATTCGACAATGAATCATCGCTGCGCTCTTCGACTTCGATTCAGAAAGAGCTGTGGCTTGCCCACGAGCTGGCGGATATTCCGAACAATTGCCTGGTCTACATCGACATCCACGCCGATCTCGATATCGGACAATTCGACGCGGCGCTGCATCGGGTGTTCGCCGAATCACGTGCCCTGCGAGTGAATTTCGTGCCCGGCCCGGACGGGCCGATGGTCGTCGACCGCGATGTGACGGGCTGGGAACCGGCCCATGTCGATCTCCGCGGCGAACCCGATCCGGCCTCGGCCGCCTTCGAATACATGGCGCGCGAACGTGAGTCGGGATTCGATCTCGAGCGCGATCCCCTGCTACGGGTCGCATTGCTGGAACTCGCCGACGATCACCATTGTCTCGCCATGTGTTTCGACCACATCATCATGGACGGGGTGGGCGTCGCGGCCTGGGCGCAACGGGTGCTGGACGTGTACTGTGCCGCGGTCGCCGAAACATCGCTCGCACCGGCGGAATTCGTGGGCATCGACGAGATCCTCGACAGTGATCGCGCGTACCGCCGCGACCGATGGGCGGCCGACCGGGAGTTCTGGCGCGAATACGTTCCGGCCGGGATCGAGCCGGTTCGCCTGCCCGGCACCGCGAACGGCGGCGCGCGGCCCGGCCGTATCGGCGCCACCCACGCCCTGTCCGCCGAAGATATGGCCGCCCTGCGGGATTCGGCGCGCACGGCCGGCGTGAAGCTCCCCTTCCTGGTGATGTCGGTGGCCGCGGCCGTCGTCCGGCGCTATGCGCTGCGCGACGAGTTCTGCGTGCAGATACCGGTGTCGAACCGAGGTGGCGTCGAGGGCAGTACGCCGTGTCAGCTCTCCGATACCGTTCCGCTGCTGATCGATTCGAGTCCGGACCTGACCCTGGCGGAGCTGGCCGCGCGGATCGGCGGCAGCTTCGCGAGCGCCGGAAGCCATCTGCGTTACGGAATGTCGGACATCCGGCGCGATGCCGGCCGGCCGTCGAATGCCGACGGCAACCCGTTCGGCCCGGTCGTCAACGTCATGTCGTTCTTCGGCGCCATGCGCATGTCCGGCGGGACGGCCGACCTGCAGCTGTACTCCGCCGGCAACAGCGGGGATCTGTCGATCGTCTTCTACTACGAAAGGCAATCCCCCCGTGGGGGATACCTGCGGGTGGAGGGCGACGCCCGGCGCTACACCGAGGACGACCTGCGCACCTACCTCGACACGCTCGCCCGCTGCCTGCGCCGCGCGGTCGCGGACCCGGGCATGCCGATCGGCGCCGTGGAGCTGCTCGGCGGCGAGCACGGCCGGATGGTCGAGGCGTGGAACGACACCGCGGTGCCGGTCGACCCCCTGGCGACACTGCCCGGGATGTTCGCCGCTCGGGTCCGCCGCGAACCGGATGCGGTGGCGGTGACCTCCGGCGCGTGGGAGCTGTCGTACCGGCAGCTGGACACCTGGGCCGATGGACTCGCCCGGGAGCTGATCGCCCGGGGGGTCGGGCCGGATCGGGTGGTGGCGGTGGCCCTGCCGCGATCACCCGAGCTGATCGTGGCGATCCTGGCGGTACTGAAGGCCGGTGGGGCGTATCTGCCGATCGATCCCGGATATCCCGCGGATCGGCTCGCGTTCATCCTCGGCGATGCCGCCCCCGTCGCGCTGCTGATCGACGAGGCCACCTCGAAGGTGCTGCCGGACACCGGAATTCCGCGCCTGCGCCTCGAGGAGGTCGATCCGGCGGCGGGCGGGGTACTGCCGCCGGTCGCGCCGGCGCCCGGCAATCTCGCCTACCTGATCTACACCTCCGGATCCACCGGGACCCCGAAAGGCGTTGCCGTCACCCATCGCAACGCCGCCTCGCTGTTCCAGAGCACGGCCGGCTGGTGCGCGTTCGGGCCCGGCGACGTCTGGGCCTGGTGCCATTCCCAGGCCTTCGACTTCTCGGTCTGGGAGATCTGGGGTGCGCTGCTGCACGGTGGCCGGGTCGTGGTCGTGCCGTGGGAGGTGGTGCGCACACCCGCGCAGCTGTGGGATCTGATCGTCGACGCGCGGGTGACGGTCCTCAACCAGACGCCCTCGGCCTTCCAGGCGCTCGCGCGGGCCCGCGCGGCCCGGGAGAACACCGAATCCGCCTTGCGCCTGGTGATATTCGGCGGAGAGGCGTTGACGGACGCGCATCTGCGGCCGTGGTACGCCGTCGCCGGGGACGGCCCGGCTCTGGTGAACATGTACGGGATCACCGAGACCACGGTCCATGTCACGAAGCTGGATCTGTCCACCGTGCCGGAGTTGCGCGGCGGCAGCCCGATCGGCGCGCCGCTGGGGAATATGCGGGTGTTCGTCCTGGATCCGGGCCTGGCGCCGGTCCCGGCGGGGGTGGCCGGCGAATTGTATGTGGCCGGTGCGCAATTGGCGCGGGGCTATCACGGCCGGGCGGGACTGACCGCATCGCGATTCGTGGCCGACCCGTTCGATCCGGCCGGCGGCGGGCGGCTGTATCGCACCGGCGACCTGGCGCGCTGGACCGCCACGGGGACAGTGGAATTCGTCGGGCGGGCCGACGACCAGGTGCAGATCCGCGGCTTCCGGGTCGAACCCGGTGAGGTGGAAAGCACCCTGGCACAGCATCCTTCGGTGACCCAGGCGATCGTGGTGGCCCGTGACTTCGGCGCGGATGGCGATTCGCGGCTGATCGCGTATGTCGTCGTCGACCGGGACCGGCCCGTCGACGGCGCGCGGGTGCGCCGCTTCGCGGCCGACCGGCTGCCCGAATTCATGGTGCCGGCGGTGGTGACCGTGCTCGACTCGGTGCCGCTGACCGCCAACGGCAAGGTGGACCGCCGGGCCCTGCCCGACCCGGAGTTCGCCTCCTCGGTCGCGTACCGGGCGCCGATCAGCACCCGTGAGCGTCTGCTGGCGGAGCTGTTCGGCGAGGTGCTCGGCCGGGACCGGGTCGGCATGGACGACAGCTTCTTCGAACTGGGCGGCCATTCCCTGTCCGCGACGCGACTGATCGGCCGGATCCGGATGGTGTTCGGGGTCGAGCTGCCGATCCGGACGGTCTTCGACGCCCCGACGGTCGCACATCTGGTGACGCGCCTGGACACCGGGGCGCGGGTACGGCCGGCGCTGGCGCCGCGACCGCGGCCGGCGGAGATCCCGCTGTCGTTCGCGCAACGGCGGCTGTGGTTCATCCATCGGCTGGAAGGCCCGTCGTCGACCTACAACATTCCGCTGACCGCGCGGCTGACGGGTGCGTTCGACACCGCCGCCTTCACCGCCGCGGTCGGTGACGTGATCGCGCGGCACGAAAGTCTGCGCACGGTCTTCGCCGAACACGACGGGGTGCCCGCTCAGCGGGTCCTCGATGCCGCGCAGCTCGACCCGCCGGTGACCGTCACCGAGGTGGCGCCCGCGGCGGCCGAGGCCGCGGTGACCGCGGCCCTGGCGCACCGATTCACGCTGTCCGATCGGATCCCGTTGCGGGCGGACGTCTTCCGCTGCGGTGACGAATGGATCCTGGTACTGCTGATCCACCACATCGCCGGGGACGGAATGTCCGTGGCGGCGTTGTCGCGCGACCTGTCGGTGGCGTACACGGCCCGCCACGCCGGCGCGGCGCCGCACTGGCCGCCACTGCCGGTGCAGTACGTCGACTACACCCTGTGGCAGCGGGAACTGCTGGGCTCGGCCGACGATCCGGACAGCGTCCTCGCCCGCCAACTCGATTACTGGCGGCGCGAACTCGACGGACTGCCCGAGCAGCTGCGCCTGCCCGCCGATCGGCCGCGGCCGCGGGTCGCGAGCTACCGCGGGGATATGGTGCTGTTCGGCGTCGACGCCGAACTCCGCGGCGCGGTGGAACGGCTCGCGGTCCGCGAGGGCGCGACGGTGTCGATGGTGTTGCAGTCCGCGCTGGCGGTGCTGTTGTTCAAACTCGGTGCGGGCGAGGACATCCCGATCGGCTCCCCGATCGCCGGGCGCACCGACGAGGCGCTGGCCGATCTGGTCGGCTGTTTCGTCAACACCTGGGTGCTGCGCGCGCCGGTCACCGCGCGGGCCACCTTCGCCGAGGTGCTCGGCCGGGTGCGGACGAAAGCCCTTGCCGCATACGAGAATCAGGACGCGCCCTTCGAACTGCTCGTCGAACTGCTCAATCCGGTCCGCTCGGCGGCGCACCACCCCCTGTTCCAGATCCTGCTGAGCTTCCAGGACGACACCCTGGCCCTGCCCGCCCTGCCGGAGGTCGACGCCACCGCCCGGCCGCTCGCGAGCACCACCGCGCGGTTCGACCTCACCGTGAATCTCGGTGCCGCGCCGGGCGGTACCGGCTGGGAGGGGTTCGTCGAATACGCCACGGACCTGTTCGACCGGTCGACGGTCGAGGCGATGACGCAACGGCTGGTCCGGACGCTGCGGCAGCTGGTGGCGGATCCGCAGGCCCCGGTCGGTGCGGCCGACGTCCTCGGCGGCGACGAACGTGAGCGAATCCTGCGGCGCTGGAACGACACCGCCGCGGCGATCCCCGGCGCCACCGTCACCGAGCTGTTCCGGGCGCGGGCCGTCCGGACCCCGGAGGCGGTGGCCGTGTTCTGCGGCGGCGCCGAGGTGACCTACCGGGAACTCGACGACCGCTCCGAATCCCTGGCGCGGGAGCTGATCTCGCGCGGTGTCGGTGCGGAGGTCGTTGCCGCGGTGGCGTTGCCGCGCTCGGTGGACCTGATCGTGGCGTTGCTCGCGGTGTGGAAGGCCGGTGGCGCGTATCTGCCGATCGATCCGGCCTATCCGTCGGACCGGGTGGCGGCGGTACTCACCGACGCCGCGCCGGTGGTGGTCGTGACCGATACGGTCACCGCGGATATGTTGCCGGACACCACGATCGCACACCTGCATCTGGACACGCTCGACCTGGCCGGCCCCGGCCCGCTCGCACCGATCACCGCCCGGCCGGACGATCTGGCGTACGTGATGTACACCTCCGGATCCACCGGCGTGCCGAAAGGCGTTGCCGTCACCCAGCGCAACGTGCTGAACCTGGTGTCCCAGCCGTGGTCGTTCGGCCCCGCGGATCGGGTACTGGTGCATTCCTCGATCGCCTTCGACGCCACGACCTACGAGATCTGGCCCGCCCTGCTCGGCGGCGGCGCGGTGGTTCTGGCCACCGAACAGCGGTCGGATCCGCTCGAGATGGTCCGGCTGATCGAGGATCGGGCGGTCACCAGGATGTTCGCGACCCCGGCGCTGCTGTCGGCACTGTTCGACCTGGCCGAGGCGCTGCCCGGCGACCCCTTCCGCAGCCTGACCCAATTGATCTCCGGCGGCGCCGAACTGAGCCCGGCGGCCGTGCGCCGCGCGCGAGCCGCCGCTGCGGTGGTGCATGCCTACGGGCCGACCGAGGCCACGGTGTTCACCACGATGTTCGCCGCCGACGCGGCCACCGAGCGGGACGACGCGATACCGATCGGCGCCGCACTGGCCAATATGCGGGTGTACGTACTGGATTCGGGCCTGATGCCGGTGCCCGCCGGCGTTCCTGGCGAGTTGTACATCGCCGGTACGCAATTGGCCCGGGGGTATCGGGGCCGGGCCGGGGCGACCGCACTGCGGTTCGTGGCGGATCCGTTCGATCCGGCCGGCGGCCGGTTGTACCGCACGGGAGATGTGGTGCGGTGGACCGCCGGCGGTCGGCTGCGGTTCGTGGGCCGCGTCGACGATCAGGTGAAGATCCGCGGCTTCCGGGTCGAACCCGGTGAGGTGGAAAGCATTCTGGCGCGCCATCCTTCGGTGTCGCAGGCGGCGGTGGTGGCCCGCGCCGCGGCCGCCGGGGGTACCCAGCTCGTCGGGTACGTGGTACCCGACCGGGCCGGCTCGGTGGTGCTCGACCGAGCGGGGCTGCACGGGTTCGTCGCCGAGCGGCTGCCGGATTTCATGGTGCCGGCCGTGGTCATGGTGCTCGATTCGATGCCGATGACCGTGAACGGGAAGCTGGATCGCGCGGCCCTGCCCATCCCGGAATTCGTGTCGCCGAACGAGTTCCGCGCGCCGGCCGGTGAGCGGGAGCAGGTCCTGGCCGCATTGTTCGCCGAGATCCTCGGCCGGGAGCGGATCGGCGCGGACGACAGTTTCTTCGCCCTCGGCGGTCATTCGCTGCTGGCCACCCGGCTGGCCAGCCGGATCCGGGTGGTGCTGGGCGCCGAGGTGCCCATCCGGACGATCTTCGACGCGCCGACGGTCGCGCAACTGGCCACCCGGCTCGAAGCGGAGGTGCCGGTGCGCCCGGCCCTGACTGCCTGCCCGCGCCCGGCGGTGGTGCCGCTGTCGTACGCCCAGCGCCGGTTGTGGTTCATCCATCGGCTCGAAGGTCGTTCGGCCACCTACAACATGGCGCTGGCGGTGCGGTTGCACGGGGCGGACCTGACGGCGTTGCGCGCCGCGGTCGGCGATGTCGTCGCGCGGCACGAGAGCCTGCGCACCGTCTTCGCCGATGTCGACGGGGAGCCGTCGCAGCAGGTCCGCTCGGCGGTCGAGGTGCCGCTCACGGTGACCGAGGTCGCCCCCACCGGACTGGATGCCGCGGTGACCGCGGCGGCGCGGTACGGCTTCGACCTGTCCCACGAGATACCCGTGCGCGCCACGGTATTTCGCACCGGCGGCGACGACTGCGTGTTCGTCCTGCTGATCCACCACATCGCCGGCGACGGCTGGTCGCTGACCCCGCTGCTCGGAGATCTGTCGACGGCGTACGAGGCGCGCGTGGCCGGGCATGCGCCCGGCTGGACGCCGCTGCCGGTGCAGTACGTGGATTACACGCTGTGGCAACGGGATCTGCTCGGGTCGGCCTCCGATCCGGACAGTCTGCTGGCGCGGCAGTTCGAGTACTGGCGCGCCGAACTCGACGGTGTCCCGGAACAATTGCGGCTGCCCGTCGATCACCCGCGCCCGCGGGTCGCGAGTTATCGCGGTGAGATGGTGTATTTCGGTATCGATCCCGATACCCGGACCGCGGTGGAGGCGCTGGCCGCGCGCGAGGGCGCGACCGTGTCGATGGTGTTGCAGTCCGCGCTGGCCGTGCTGTTGTTCAAACTCGGTGCGGGCGAGGATATCCCGATCGGCGCACCGATCGCCGGCCGCACCGACGAGGCCCTCACCGACCTGGTGGGCTTCTTCGTCAACACCTGGGTGCTGCGGACCGGCATCGTGCCCGGGGCGCCGTTCACCGAGATCCTGCGCCAGGTCCGGGCACGGGCGCTGGCGGCCTACGAGAATCAGGACGTCCCGTTCGAACTGCTGGTGGAACTGCTCAATCCGGCCCGCTCGGCGGCCCATCACCCGCTGTTCCAGATCGCCCTGGCCTTCCAGAACAATGCCCGGCCGGCCCTGGATCTGGCGGGTGTGGTGATCGAGCCCTACCCAGCGTCCACCGCCACTTCCCGATTCGATCTGTTCTTCGACATCGCTGACGCGCCGGCGGGGCAGGCGTGGAACGGTTTCGTGGAATACGCGACCGAATTGTTCGACGCCGCAACGGTCGAGGCGATGGCGCAGCGGCTGGTGCGCCTGCTGCGGCTGGTGGTCGCGCGGCCGGAGCTGCCGGTGGGCTCGATCGACATCCTCGGCGGCGGCGAGCGCGAATCGGTGGTGCGCCGGTGGAACGAGACCGCCGTCGCCGTCCCGGACACCACGCTCACCGGCCTGTTCGAGGACCGGGTTGCCGCGAATCCCGATGCGGTGGCGGTGATCTGCGGTGCCACCGAACTCACGTACCGGGAACTCGAGCACCGCGCGGCGCGGCTGGCCCGGCAACTGACCGCCTCCGGTGTGGGACCGGACAGTGTCGTCGCGGTGGCGCTGCCCCGATCCGCGGACCTCATTGTGGCGTTGGTGGCGGTATCGAAGGCCGGAGGCGCCTATCTGCCGATCGATCCGGCGTATCCGTCGGATCGGCTGGCGTTCGTACTCGATGATGCCGCGCCGGTGGTGATCGTGACCGACCCGGCCACCGCGGACATATTGCCCGGCAACACGATTCCGCACCTGCATCCCGACGCCTCCGCCGCACTCGACGGCGACCGATCGGCCGCGGCCCTGCCGGGGAATGTGGCGTACGTGATCTACACCTCGGGTTCGACGGGTGTGCCCAAGGGTGTGGCGATCACGCATCGCAATGTGGTGAATCTCGTGGCGCAGGCATGGCCGGTGGAAGTGGGTGATCGGGTGCTGGTGCATTCCTCGGTGGCGTTCGATGCGTCGACCTATGAGATCTGGCCCGCGCTGTGCGGTGGCGCCACCTTGGTGGTGGCCGGTGAACTGCGGTCGGATCCGGTGGAGATCACGCGGCTGGTCGAGAGTCGTTCGGTGACCGCGATGTTCGGGACGCCGCCGCTGCTGGCCGCCCTGGCCGACCATCTGGACACGGTGCCCGGCAACCCGTTCCGCAGCCTGACCCGGATCGGCACCGGCGCCGATACGCTCACGGCCGGACTGGCCGATGCGCTGCGAACCGCCTGCCCCGGCGTTCGGATCGACAATCTCTACGGACCGACCGAGGCGACGGTGGACGTGACCTCGTTCGCCGTGCCCGCCGGATTCGACGGCGCGGTGCCGATCGGCGCGCCGGTGGCCAATACCCGGGTATACGTGCTGGATTCGTGGCTGCTGCCCGTGCCCGTGGGTGTACCCGGTGAGTTGTACGTCGCCGGTGCGCAAGTGGCGCGCGGCTATCGGGGCCGGGCCGCGCTGACCGCGGCCCGATTCGTGGCGGATCCGTTCGACACCACCGGCGGGCGGCTGTACCGCACCGGCGACATGGTGCGGTGGAGCGCCTCGGGCCGGCTGGAATTCGTGGGCCGCGCCGACGAACAGCTGAAGATCCGCGGCTTCCGGGTCGAGCCCGGCGAGGTGGAAACCGTACTGGCGCAACATCCCTCGGTGGCGCAAGCGGTGGTCGTGGCCCGCGAGACCGGTTCCGGTGGCAGGCAA
This DNA window, taken from Nocardia sp. BMG111209, encodes the following:
- a CDS encoding DJ-1/PfpI family protein; protein product: MSENLPRRALIAVSSYHGVIYPDGTKTGLFYTEALHPFEVFTRAGIEVDLASETGTFGLDDLSLTERFLSGDDRSVFDDPKHPFNVKLNSQLRTAAEVDRTEYGLFFASAGHAALYDYPNAHALQAVGADVWARGGIVAAICHGPVILAGIIDSRTGRSIADGRTVTGFTVEGEIVLNVLEKLESDKVQPVVDVVSNAGADYSSPMHPFDDYSITAGRLITGADPASARSAAERVVTAFDSLTAA